Proteins encoded together in one Candidatus Edwardsbacteria bacterium window:
- a CDS encoding isochorismatase family protein, which yields MNKYALLVIDVQNYFFDKNSQAYLPDSVKIIPKINNLIKFARDKKWSVIYTSHTAPSRPGNLMAERWEHLPSGW from the coding sequence ATGAATAAATATGCCCTGCTGGTGATAGATGTTCAGAATTATTTTTTCGATAAAAATTCACAGGCCTATCTGCCGGACAGCGTAAAGATCATTCCTAAAATAAATAATTTGATAAAATTCGCCCGCGATAAAAAATGGTCGGTCATCTATACCAGCCATACTGCACCATCAAGGCCAGGAAATCTCATGGCCGAACGCTGGGAGCATCTGCCGTCGGGATGGGA